A stretch of the Thermus thermophilus genome encodes the following:
- a CDS encoding adenylosuccinate synthase, translating to MPGIAIIGAQWGDEGKGKVVDVLAREADYVIRYQGGANAGHTVVAEGKVFKLNLLPSGVIHPHAVNVLADGMVIDPFRFQEEVEGLRKEGFDPKILVSERAHLVLPHHKHVESRHNFVGTTGRGIGPAYSDRARRVGIRAGDLLDEATLRERVRRLLAEKPNSTREAGWDTEEKALADLHRMREILSPYIADTGSLLREAWRKGKRLLFEGAQATLLDLNYGTYPYVTSSHPTVGGILVGTGLSHKAITKVYGVAKAYTTRVGEGPFPTELQGELAHHLREKGGEYGTTTGRPRRVGWLDLVALRYACEVNGFDGLVLTKLDVLSGLEKVKVAVEYLDGARPGEASPEAVRYLELPGWGDLSHVRRREDLPANLLRYLELVEEHTGVPVVLFSTSPRREDTFGAVSWV from the coding sequence ATGCCGGGGATCGCCATCATCGGGGCGCAGTGGGGCGACGAGGGCAAGGGCAAGGTGGTGGACGTCCTGGCCCGGGAAGCCGACTACGTGATCCGCTACCAAGGCGGGGCCAACGCCGGCCACACCGTGGTGGCCGAGGGCAAGGTCTTCAAGCTCAACCTCCTGCCCTCGGGGGTCATCCACCCCCACGCGGTGAACGTCCTGGCCGACGGGATGGTCATTGACCCCTTCCGCTTCCAGGAGGAGGTGGAAGGCCTGCGGAAGGAGGGGTTTGACCCCAAGATCCTGGTCTCGGAAAGGGCCCACCTCGTCCTCCCCCACCACAAGCACGTGGAAAGCCGCCACAACTTCGTGGGCACCACGGGGCGCGGCATCGGCCCCGCCTACTCCGACCGGGCGAGAAGGGTGGGGATCCGGGCCGGGGACCTTTTGGACGAGGCCACCTTGAGGGAGAGGGTGCGCCGCCTCCTCGCCGAGAAGCCCAACTCCACCCGGGAGGCGGGCTGGGACACGGAGGAAAAGGCCCTCGCCGACCTCCACCGCATGCGGGAGATCCTGAGCCCCTACATCGCCGACACGGGGAGCCTCCTCCGGGAGGCCTGGCGCAAGGGGAAGCGCCTCCTCTTTGAAGGAGCCCAGGCCACCCTGCTGGACCTGAACTACGGCACCTACCCCTACGTCACGAGCTCCCACCCCACGGTGGGGGGGATCCTGGTGGGGACGGGCCTCTCCCACAAGGCCATCACCAAGGTCTACGGGGTGGCCAAGGCCTACACCACGAGGGTAGGAGAAGGCCCCTTCCCCACGGAGCTCCAGGGGGAGCTCGCCCACCACCTCCGAGAAAAGGGCGGCGAGTACGGCACCACCACGGGAAGGCCCAGGAGGGTGGGCTGGCTGGACCTGGTGGCCCTCCGGTACGCCTGCGAGGTGAACGGCTTTGACGGCCTCGTCCTCACCAAGCTGGACGTGCTCTCCGGGCTGGAGAAGGTCAAGGTGGCCGTGGAGTACCTGGACGGGGCCCGCCCGGGGGAGGCGAGCCCGGAGGCGGTGCGCTACCTGGAGCTTCCGGGCTGGGGCGACCTCTCCCACGTGAGGCGCCGGGAGGACCTCCCCGCAAACCTCCTCCGCTACCTGGAGCTCGTGGAGGAGCACACCGGGGTCCCCGTGGTCCTCTTCTCCACGAGCCCCAGGCGGGAGGACACCTTCGGAGCGGTGAGCTGGGTCTAA